In Chrysoperla carnea chromosome 2, inChrCarn1.1, whole genome shotgun sequence, the following proteins share a genomic window:
- the LOC123294282 gene encoding phosphatidylinositol N-acetylglucosaminyltransferase subunit A has translation MPYKICMASDFFYPNMGGVEEHIYNLSQCLIANGHKVIVLTHSYADRVGVRYMTNGLKVYYLPIKPFYQQSVLPTMIASLPLIRYIYIRENIQIVHGHSAFSALAHEAMLIGSLMGLKTVFTDHSLFGFADTSAVLTNKFLNIWLSNCNHCVCVSHTGKENTVLRAKVQSNRVSVIPNAVDTVLFTPDPSQRSRSCITIVIVSRLVYRKGIDLMANIIAEICPKYPEVNFLIAGDGPKRWLLEEVREQKGLQDRVTLLGSLEHSQVVHVLRKGHIFLNTSLTEAYCMAIVEAASCGLQVVSTRVGGIPEVLPSDLIYLSEPNVPDLIKSLEQAISDFKAGNLVCPFLCNSRVSQLYNWVDVTFRTNVVYNMVASDSTKSLGEQLASYLQSGVWPFLLVVSLCYLILQYLNIFIPVQYIDLAKDYQIDKKINYITNTVSNNNSGDIIGIADGLEQHGTIINGSGDIASKSKNKHRKSSSVYTF, from the exons ATGCCGTATAAAATTTG tatgGCTTCGGATTTCTTCTATCCGAATATGGGTGGAGTTGAAGaacacatttataatttatcacaATGTTTAATCGCTAATGGACATAAGGTGATTGTTCTCACCCATAGCTATGCGGATCGTGTAG gcgTTCGATACATGACAAatggtttaaaagtttattatttaccaATAAAACCATTCTATCAACAAAGTGTTTTACCAACAATGATTGCAAGTTTACCATTAATTCGTTATATCTACATtcgtgaaaatattcaaattgttcATGGACATTCAGCATTCTCAGCGCTGGCGCACGAAGCAATGCTTATTGGAAGTTTGATGGGATTGAag actgTATTTACCGATCATAGCCTGTTCGGTTTTGCTGACACAAGTGCAGTgctaacaaataaatttttaaatatctggcTATCGAATTGTAATCATTGTGTTTGTGTTTCACATACTGGTAAAGAGAATACAGTGTTACGTGCGAAAGTTCAATCGAATCGTGTATCTGTGATACCGAACGCTGTGGACACGGTCCTCTTCACGCCGGATCCAAGTCAACGATCTAGATCATGTATAACAATTGTAATTGTATCACGACTTGTCTATCGTAAAGGTATTGATTTAATGGCAAATATTATTGCAGAAATATGTCCAAAATATCCAgaagtgaattttttaattgctgGCGATGGACCCAAAAGATG gTTGTTAGAAGAAGTGCGTGAACAAAAAGGTCTACAAGATCGTGTCACATTATTAGGTAGCTTAGAACATTCCCAAGTGGTTCATGTATTACGGAAaggacatatttttttaaatacgtcgTTAACAGAAGCATATTGTATGGCTATTGTTGAAGCTGCTTCTTGTGG TTTGCAGGTAGTCTCAACACGGGTCGGTGGCATTCCAGAAGTTTTGCCATcagatttaatatatttatcagAACCAAATGTGCcagatttaataaaaa GTTTAGAACAAGCGATAAGCGATTTTAAAGCTGGCAATTTAGTATGtccatttttatgtaattctcGTGTTAGTCAATTATATAATTGGGTTGATGTTACATTTCGTACAAATGTTGTATATAATATGGTGGCGTCTGATTCAACTAAATCACTTGGGGAACAACTTGCTAG TTATTTGCAGAGTGGTGTATGGCCATTTTTATTAGTTGTATCATTATgctatttaatattacaatatttaaatatatttatacctgTTCAGTATATTGATTTGGCTAAAGATTATCaaattgataagaaaattaattatatcacaAATACAGTAAGTAACAACAACAGTGGTGATATTATTGGAATTGCAGATGGATTAGAGCAACATGGTACAATCATTAATGGCAGTGGAGACATAGCAagcaaaagtaaaaataaacatcgTAAATCGAGTAgtgtttatacattttaa
- the LOC123294278 gene encoding transmembrane protein 209-like yields MNSNQEYLVKWIQELAKGGSMSEYRWNSGSTFNGKQWKDHLPTDAAIVMHLMATYLDTQLVPLPHQPDARPFSTRHLCKGSSVGVVGGVERGSNQLASVVIRQLLTTLSNPIPSCSLLWIMGML; encoded by the exons ATGAATTCGAATCAAGAGTATTTAGTAAAATGGATTCAAGAACTAGCAAAAGGTGGTTCGATGAGTGAATATCGTTGGAATTCTGGTTCAACTTTCAATGGTAAACAATGGAAGGATCATTTACCAACCGATGCTGCT attgtaATGCATTTGATGGCTACTTACTTGGATACACAATTGGTTCCATTACCACATCAACCAGATGCAAGACCATTTAGTACAAGACATCTATGTAAAGGATCATCTGTTGGTGTAGTTGGAGGTGTAGAAAGAGGATCCAATCAATTAGCATCAGTTGTAATACGTCAACTATTAACAACGTTATCTAATCCaattccttcttgtagtttGTTGTGGATAATGGGTATGTTGTaa